A DNA window from Salarias fasciatus chromosome 23 unlocalized genomic scaffold, fSalaFa1.1 super_scaffold_20, whole genome shotgun sequence contains the following coding sequences:
- the LOC115383669 gene encoding mitogen-activated protein kinase kinase kinase kinase 4-like isoform X6, whose translation MANDSPAKSLVDIDLASLRDPAGIFELVEVVGNGTYGQVYKGRHVKTGQLAAIKVMDVTEDEEEEIKLEINMLKKYSHHRNIATYYGAFIKKSPPGHDDQLWLVMEFCGAGSITDLVKNTKGNQLKEDWIAYISREILRGLAHLHAHHVIHRDIKGQNVLLTENAEVKLVDFGVSAQLDRTVGRRNTFIGTPYWMAPEVIACDENPDATYDYRSDLWSCGITAIEMAEGAPPLCDMHPMRALFLIPRNPPPRLKSKKWSKKFFSFIESCLVKNYTQRPPTEQLLKHPFIRDQPNERQVRIQLKDHIDRTKKKRGEKDETEYEYSGSEEEEEDPPEQEGEPSSIVNVPGESTLRRDFIRLQQENKERSEALRHQQLLQEQQLREQEEYKRQLLAERQKRIEQQKEQRRRLEEQQRREREMRRQQEREQRRREQEEKRRMEEMDRRRKEEEERRRAEDEKRRNDREQEYIRRQLEEEQRHLEMLQEQLLREQAMLLEFKWRELEEQRKAERLHKRLQQEQAYLLSLQHEPRAPPGDKTRAPPDSSKPPHTSTLPPDGRALVSAPRAQVLDATAALARGACEESGAPQAAPPDSGSSTQRVDSEENGPSRVPDPPSPPVADSPPDCKPSQAEGSEPDRPAQPVSHPQPIREADERYRKNIQGSPQTAPAPKQPPLPPRSSEPFSNGGSSEASAMHRPMEPQVPVRTTSRSPVLSRRESPLPAQPVGQRNAGSNVEQRPLWDRVEKLQSRPGSGSSSGSSNSSSQASPGDRFRPRSSSKSEGSPLQRPENASKKPEEKNLARPTRPADLTALAKELRAVDDVRPLHKVTDYSSSSDESGTTDEDDDEEVEQEAGEESTSGAEDSRAGYPRGFCRRLSNGETESAKTMLVEDSESDQALTPSKDGTLVIRQSTADIKRLVSLSSSSSSSSSTPGSGHGLPEKNSFAGRIHHLPDLIQQSHHSPSSPSSSSSSITSTTIPSSSASTPSSSPFPSSSSLAGPAMSPQISLDELSAIESQSESNSMSKHKSSSSFTPFIDPRLLQISPSSGSSLNNMAGFGQDGRLADPLRADPSRKGSVVNVNPVNTRPPSDTPEIRKYKKRFNSEILCAALWGVNLLVGTESGLMLLDRSGQGKVYPLINRRRIQQMDVLEGLNVLVTISGKKNKLRVYYLSWLRNKILHNDPEVEKKQGWVNVGDLEGCVHYKVVKYERIKFLVLALKNAVEVYAWAPKPYHKFMAFKSFGDLVHKPLLVDLTVEEGQRLKVIYGSCSGFHAVDVDSGAVYDIYLPTHIQTSIQCHAIIILPNTDGIELLVCYEDEGVYVNTYGRITKDVVLQWGEMPTSVAYIRSNQIMGWGEKAIEIRSVETGHLDGVFMHKRAQRLKFLCERNDKVFFASVRPGGASQVYFMTLGRSSLMSW comes from the exons ATGGCGAACGACTCTCCGGCTAAAAGTCTGGTCGACATCGACCTGGCTTCCCTGCGG GACCCGGCCGGGATCTTcgagctggtggaggtggttGGAAATGGCACCTACGGACAAGTGTACAAG GGACGACATGTCAAGACCGGACAGCTGGCTGCCATCAAGGTCATGGACGTCACAGAA gacgaagaggaggaaatTAAGCTGGAGATCAATATGCTGAAGAAGTACTCCCACCACCGGAACATCGCCACCTACTACGGTGCCTTCATTAAGAAGAGCCCTCCGGGACACGACGACCAGCTCTGG ctggtgATGGAGTTCTGCGGTGCTGGTTCGATCACAGACCTGGTGAAGAACACCAAGGGCAACCAGCTGAAGGAGGACTGGATCGCTTACATCTCCAGAGAGATCCTCAGA GGTCTGGCCCACTTGCACGCTCACCACGTCATCCACCGCGACATTAAAGGCCAGAACGTCCTGTTGACCGAGAACGCCGAAGTGAAACTGG TGGACTTCGGGGTGAGCGCCCAGCTGGACCGGACGGTCGGCAGGAGGAACACCTTCATCGGGACGCCGTACTGGATGGCCCCGGAGGTCATCGCTTGCGACGAGAACCCAGACGCGACATACGACTACAGG AGCGACCTCTGGTCTTGCGGCATCACGGCGATCGAGATGGCCGAAGGAGCTCCTC CGCTGTGCGACATGCACCCCATGCGTGCACTTTTCCTCATTCCACGAAACCCTCCCCCACGACTCAAGTCCAAGAAATG GTCCAAGAAGTTCTTCAGCTTCATCGAGAGCTGCCTGGTGAAGAACTACACGCAGCGCCCGCCCAccgagcagctgctgaagcACCCCTTCATCCGCGACCAGCCCAACGAGAGGCAGGTCCGCATCCAGCTCAAAGACCACATCGACCGCACCAAGAAGAAGAGGGGCGAGAAAG ATGAGACGGAGTACGAGTACAgcggcagcgaggaggaggaggaggatcctccggagcaggaaggagagcccAG CTCCATCGTCAACGTCCCCGGAGAGTCCACCCTGCGCCGCGACTTCATCcgcctgcagcaggagaacaaGGAGCGCTCGGAGGCGCTGcgccaccagcagctcctgcaggagcagcagctgcgggAGCAGGAGGAGTACAAGCGCCAGCTGCTGGCCGAGAGGCAGAAGCGCATCGAGCAGCAgaaggagcagcggcggcggctggaggag CAACAGCGGCGCGAGCGCGAGATGCGGCGGCAGCAGGAGCGCGAGCAGCGGCGGcgcgagcaggaggagaagcggcgcatGGAGGAGATGGACCGCCGGcgcaaagaggaggaggagcgccggCGCGCCGAGGacgagaagaggaggaacgacCGCGAGCAG GAGTACATCCGGcgccagctggaggaggagcagaggcacctggagatgctgcaggagcagctgctgcgggAGCAGGCcatgctgctg GAGTTCAAGTggcgggagctggaggagcagcgcaAAGCCGAGCGGCTGCATaagcggctgcagcaggagcaggccTACCTGCTGTCGCTGCAGCACGAGCCCCGAGCGCCGCCCGGCGACAAGACCAGAGCCCCCCCAGACAGTAGCAAACCCCCCCACACCTCCACCCTGCCCCCCGACGGCAGGGCCCTGGTCTCCGCCCCGAGAGCCCAGGTCCTGGACGCCACCGCCGCCCTGGCGAGGGGCGCCTGCGAGGAGTCCGGAGCCCCCCAGGCGGCCCCCCCAgacagcggcagcagcaccCAGAGGGTAGACTCTGAGGAGAACGGTCCCAGTCGGGTCCCAGACCCCCCGAGCCCCCCCGTGGCCGACTCCCCCCCTGACTGTAAGCCCTCCCAGGCAGAAGGCTCGGAGCCCGACAGGCCGGCCCAGCCTGTCAGTCatcctcagccaatcagagag GCCGACGAGCGCTACCGCAAGAACATTCAGGGCTCCCCTCAGACCGCCCCCGCTCCCAAGCAGCCCCCACTGCCTCCCCGCTCCTCTGAGCCCTTCTCCAACGGCGGCTCCTCCGAGGCGTCGGCCATGCACCGCCCCATGGAGCCTCAG gtgccggtgaggacgacgtCCAGGTCTCCGGTGCTGTCCCGCCGGGAGTCTCCGCTGCCGGCGCAGCCGGTCGGCCAGAGGAACGCCGGCAG taacgtggagcagcgccccctgtggGATCGGGTGGAGAAGCTGCAGTCCCGGCCGGGCAGCGGcagctcctccggctcctccaactccagctcccaggccagCCCGGGGGACCGCTTCCGGCCACGCT CTTCCTCTAAATCTGAAGGCTCTCCTCTCCAGCGGCCTGAAAACGCCTCCAAAAAACCAGAAGAGAAGAACCTGGCCCGGCCCACCCGCCCGGCG GACCTGACCGCCCTGGCCAAGGAGCTCCGGGCGGTGGACGACGTGCGGCCGCTGCACAAAGTGACCGACtactcctcctccagcgacgagtCGGGCACGAccgacgaggacgacgacgaggaggtggagcaggaggcgggGGAGGAGTCCACCTCGGGAGCCGAGGACTCCAGAGCCGG ATATCCCCGTGGCTTTTGCAGGAGGCTCAGCAACGGAGAGACGGAGTCCGCCAAGACCATGCTGGTGGAAGACTCGGAGAGCGACCAGGCCCTCACGCCCTCCAAAGACGGAACTCTGGTCatcagacag AGCACAGCTGACATAAAGCGTCTggtcagcctctcctcctcctcctcctcctcctcctccacccccggcTCTGGCCACGGCCTCCCAGAGAAAAACAGCTTTGCCGGCCGCATACACCACCTCCCAGACCTTATCCAGCAGAGCCAtcactccccctcctccccctcctcctcctcctcctccatcacctccaccaccatcccgtcctcctccgcctccaccccctcctcctcccccttcccctCCTCATCCAGCCTCGCCGGCCCCGCCATGTCCCCTCAGATCTCGCTGGACGAGCTCTCTGCCATCGAG TCCCAGTCAGAGAGCAACTCCATGTCCAAACAcaagtcttcctcctccttcactcccttCATCGACCCACGCCTCCTTCAGATCTCTCCATCCAGCGGCAGCTCCCTCAACAACATgg CAGGATTTGGGCAAGACGGACGTCTGGCCGACCCCCTGAGGGCCGACCCGTCCCGCAAGGGCTCGGTGGTCAACGTGAACCCGGTCAACACGCGTCCGCCGAGCGACACTCCGGAGATCCGCAAGTACAAGAAGAGGTTCAACTCCGAGATCCTGTGCGCGGCGCTCTGGG GAGTGAATCTGCTGGTGGGGACGGAGAGCGGCCTGATGCTGCTGGACCGCAGCGGTCAGGGCAAAGTTTACCCCCTGATCAACCGGCGCCGCATCCAGCAGATGGACGTCCTGGAGGGGCTCAACGTCCTGGTCACCATATCAG gGAAGAAGAACAAACTGCGGGTCTACTACCTGTCCTGGCTCCGGAACAAGATTTTGCACAACGACCCCGAGGTGGAGAAGAAGCAGGGCTGGGTGAACGTGGGCGACCTGGAGGGCTGCGTGCACTACAAAGTCG TGAAGTATGAGAGGATCAAGTTCCTGGTTCTGGCTCTGAAGAACGCGGTGGAGGTTTACGCCTGGGCTCCCAAACCGTACCACAAATTCATGGCCTTCAAG TCGTTCGGTGACCTGGTGCACAAGCCTCTGCTGGTGGACCTGACTGTAGAAGAAGgtcagaggttaaaggtcatctATGGCTCCTGCTCAGGCTTCCACGCCGTGGACGTGGACTCCGGCGCCGTTTACGACATCTACCTGCCCACGCAC ATCCAGACCAGCATCCAGTGCCACGCCATCATCATCCTGCCCAACACCGACGGCATCGAGCTGCTGGTCTGCTACGAGGACGAGGGCGTCTACGTCAACACCTACGGCCGCATCACCAAGGACGTGGTGCTGCAGTGGGGGGAAATGCCCACTTCAGTGG CCTACATTAGGTCAAACCAGATCATGGGCTGGGGCGAGAAGGCCATCGAGATCCGCTCCGTGGAGACGGGC
- the LOC115383669 gene encoding mitogen-activated protein kinase kinase kinase kinase 4-like isoform X3: MANDSPAKSLVDIDLASLRDPAGIFELVEVVGNGTYGQVYKGRHVKTGQLAAIKVMDVTEDEEEEIKLEINMLKKYSHHRNIATYYGAFIKKSPPGHDDQLWLVMEFCGAGSITDLVKNTKGNQLKEDWIAYISREILRGLAHLHAHHVIHRDIKGQNVLLTENAEVKLVDFGVSAQLDRTVGRRNTFIGTPYWMAPEVIACDENPDATYDYRSDLWSCGITAIEMAEGAPPLCDMHPMRALFLIPRNPPPRLKSKKWSKKFFSFIESCLVKNYTQRPPTEQLLKHPFIRDQPNERQVRIQLKDHIDRTKKKRGEKDETEYEYSGSEEEEEDPPEQEGEPSSIVNVPGESTLRRDFIRLQQENKERSEALRHQQLLQEQQLREQEEYKRQLLAERQKRIEQQKEQRRRLEEQQRREREMRRQQEREQRRREQEEKRRMEEMDRRRKEEEERRRAEDEKRRNDREQEYIRRQLEEEQRHLEMLQEQLLREQAMLLEFKWRELEEQRKAERLHKRLQQEQAYLLSLQHEPRAPPGDKTRAPPDSSKPPHTSTLPPDGRALVSAPRAQVLDATAALARGACEESGAPQAAPPDSGSSTQRVDSEENGPSRVPDPPSPPVADSPPDCKPSQAEGSEPDRPAQPVSHPQPIREADERYRKNIQGSPQTAPAPKQPPLPPRSSEPFSNGGSSEASAMHRPMEPQVQWSHLAALKSSNSAAPSPPPPPPPVVARSQSFSESGGVASSFAQLHLRSQHHHPSPARTDSQPQPPLHHPQAAAGSEEVPPKVPVRTTSRSPVLSRRESPLPAQPVGQRNAGSNVEQRPLWDRVEKLQSRPGSGSSSGSSNSSSQASPGDRFRPRCESPASSKSEGSPLQRPENASKKPEEKNLARPTRPAADVDLTALAKELRAVDDVRPLHKVTDYSSSSDESGTTDEDDDEEVEQEAGEESTSGAEDSRAGRLSNGETESAKTMLVEDSESDQALTPSKDGTLVIRQSTADIKRLVSLSSSSSSSSSTPGSGHGLPEKNSFAGRIHHLPDLIQQSHHSPSSPSSSSSSITSTTIPSSSASTPSSSPFPSSSSLAGPAMSPQISLDELSAIESQSESNSMSKHKSSSSFTPFIDPRLLQISPSSGSSLNNMAGFGQDGRLADPLRADPSRKGSVVNVNPVNTRPPSDTPEIRKYKKRFNSEILCAALWGVNLLVGTESGLMLLDRSGQGKVYPLINRRRIQQMDVLEGLNVLVTISGKKNKLRVYYLSWLRNKILHNDPEVEKKQGWVNVGDLEGCVHYKVVKYERIKFLVLALKNAVEVYAWAPKPYHKFMAFKSFGDLVHKPLLVDLTVEEGQRLKVIYGSCSGFHAVDVDSGAVYDIYLPTHIQTSIQCHAIIILPNTDGIELLVCYEDEGVYVNTYGRITKDVVLQWGEMPTSVAYIRSNQIMGWGEKAIEIRSVETGHLDGVFMHKRAQRLKFLCERNDKVFFASVRPGGASQVYFMTLGRSSLMSW; encoded by the exons ATGGCGAACGACTCTCCGGCTAAAAGTCTGGTCGACATCGACCTGGCTTCCCTGCGG GACCCGGCCGGGATCTTcgagctggtggaggtggttGGAAATGGCACCTACGGACAAGTGTACAAG GGACGACATGTCAAGACCGGACAGCTGGCTGCCATCAAGGTCATGGACGTCACAGAA gacgaagaggaggaaatTAAGCTGGAGATCAATATGCTGAAGAAGTACTCCCACCACCGGAACATCGCCACCTACTACGGTGCCTTCATTAAGAAGAGCCCTCCGGGACACGACGACCAGCTCTGG ctggtgATGGAGTTCTGCGGTGCTGGTTCGATCACAGACCTGGTGAAGAACACCAAGGGCAACCAGCTGAAGGAGGACTGGATCGCTTACATCTCCAGAGAGATCCTCAGA GGTCTGGCCCACTTGCACGCTCACCACGTCATCCACCGCGACATTAAAGGCCAGAACGTCCTGTTGACCGAGAACGCCGAAGTGAAACTGG TGGACTTCGGGGTGAGCGCCCAGCTGGACCGGACGGTCGGCAGGAGGAACACCTTCATCGGGACGCCGTACTGGATGGCCCCGGAGGTCATCGCTTGCGACGAGAACCCAGACGCGACATACGACTACAGG AGCGACCTCTGGTCTTGCGGCATCACGGCGATCGAGATGGCCGAAGGAGCTCCTC CGCTGTGCGACATGCACCCCATGCGTGCACTTTTCCTCATTCCACGAAACCCTCCCCCACGACTCAAGTCCAAGAAATG GTCCAAGAAGTTCTTCAGCTTCATCGAGAGCTGCCTGGTGAAGAACTACACGCAGCGCCCGCCCAccgagcagctgctgaagcACCCCTTCATCCGCGACCAGCCCAACGAGAGGCAGGTCCGCATCCAGCTCAAAGACCACATCGACCGCACCAAGAAGAAGAGGGGCGAGAAAG ATGAGACGGAGTACGAGTACAgcggcagcgaggaggaggaggaggatcctccggagcaggaaggagagcccAG CTCCATCGTCAACGTCCCCGGAGAGTCCACCCTGCGCCGCGACTTCATCcgcctgcagcaggagaacaaGGAGCGCTCGGAGGCGCTGcgccaccagcagctcctgcaggagcagcagctgcgggAGCAGGAGGAGTACAAGCGCCAGCTGCTGGCCGAGAGGCAGAAGCGCATCGAGCAGCAgaaggagcagcggcggcggctggaggag CAACAGCGGCGCGAGCGCGAGATGCGGCGGCAGCAGGAGCGCGAGCAGCGGCGGcgcgagcaggaggagaagcggcgcatGGAGGAGATGGACCGCCGGcgcaaagaggaggaggagcgccggCGCGCCGAGGacgagaagaggaggaacgacCGCGAGCAG GAGTACATCCGGcgccagctggaggaggagcagaggcacctggagatgctgcaggagcagctgctgcgggAGCAGGCcatgctgctg GAGTTCAAGTggcgggagctggaggagcagcgcaAAGCCGAGCGGCTGCATaagcggctgcagcaggagcaggccTACCTGCTGTCGCTGCAGCACGAGCCCCGAGCGCCGCCCGGCGACAAGACCAGAGCCCCCCCAGACAGTAGCAAACCCCCCCACACCTCCACCCTGCCCCCCGACGGCAGGGCCCTGGTCTCCGCCCCGAGAGCCCAGGTCCTGGACGCCACCGCCGCCCTGGCGAGGGGCGCCTGCGAGGAGTCCGGAGCCCCCCAGGCGGCCCCCCCAgacagcggcagcagcaccCAGAGGGTAGACTCTGAGGAGAACGGTCCCAGTCGGGTCCCAGACCCCCCGAGCCCCCCCGTGGCCGACTCCCCCCCTGACTGTAAGCCCTCCCAGGCAGAAGGCTCGGAGCCCGACAGGCCGGCCCAGCCTGTCAGTCatcctcagccaatcagagag GCCGACGAGCGCTACCGCAAGAACATTCAGGGCTCCCCTCAGACCGCCCCCGCTCCCAAGCAGCCCCCACTGCCTCCCCGCTCCTCTGAGCCCTTCTCCAACGGCGGCTCCTCCGAGGCGTCGGCCATGCACCGCCCCATGGAGCCTCAG GTGCAGTGGTCCCACCTGGCCGCTCTAAAGAGCAGCAACAGCGccgccccctctcctcctccgccgccgccgcccgtgGTGGCCCGCTCGCAGTCCTTCAGCGAGTCCGGGGGCGTGGCCTCTAGCTTTGCTCAGCTCCACCTGCGCTCCCAGCACCACCACCCATCTCCCGCACGCACTGACTCCCAACCCCAacctcccctccaccacccccagGCTGCGGCCGGCAGCGAGGAGGTGCCTCCCAAG gtgccggtgaggacgacgtCCAGGTCTCCGGTGCTGTCCCGCCGGGAGTCTCCGCTGCCGGCGCAGCCGGTCGGCCAGAGGAACGCCGGCAG taacgtggagcagcgccccctgtggGATCGGGTGGAGAAGCTGCAGTCCCGGCCGGGCAGCGGcagctcctccggctcctccaactccagctcccaggccagCCCGGGGGACCGCTTCCGGCCACGCTGTGAGTCCCCCG CTTCCTCTAAATCTGAAGGCTCTCCTCTCCAGCGGCCTGAAAACGCCTCCAAAAAACCAGAAGAGAAGAACCTGGCCCGGCCCACCCGCCCGGCG GCCGACGTG GACCTGACCGCCCTGGCCAAGGAGCTCCGGGCGGTGGACGACGTGCGGCCGCTGCACAAAGTGACCGACtactcctcctccagcgacgagtCGGGCACGAccgacgaggacgacgacgaggaggtggagcaggaggcgggGGAGGAGTCCACCTCGGGAGCCGAGGACTCCAGAGCCGG GAGGCTCAGCAACGGAGAGACGGAGTCCGCCAAGACCATGCTGGTGGAAGACTCGGAGAGCGACCAGGCCCTCACGCCCTCCAAAGACGGAACTCTGGTCatcagacag AGCACAGCTGACATAAAGCGTCTggtcagcctctcctcctcctcctcctcctcctcctccacccccggcTCTGGCCACGGCCTCCCAGAGAAAAACAGCTTTGCCGGCCGCATACACCACCTCCCAGACCTTATCCAGCAGAGCCAtcactccccctcctccccctcctcctcctcctcctccatcacctccaccaccatcccgtcctcctccgcctccaccccctcctcctcccccttcccctCCTCATCCAGCCTCGCCGGCCCCGCCATGTCCCCTCAGATCTCGCTGGACGAGCTCTCTGCCATCGAG TCCCAGTCAGAGAGCAACTCCATGTCCAAACAcaagtcttcctcctccttcactcccttCATCGACCCACGCCTCCTTCAGATCTCTCCATCCAGCGGCAGCTCCCTCAACAACATgg CAGGATTTGGGCAAGACGGACGTCTGGCCGACCCCCTGAGGGCCGACCCGTCCCGCAAGGGCTCGGTGGTCAACGTGAACCCGGTCAACACGCGTCCGCCGAGCGACACTCCGGAGATCCGCAAGTACAAGAAGAGGTTCAACTCCGAGATCCTGTGCGCGGCGCTCTGGG GAGTGAATCTGCTGGTGGGGACGGAGAGCGGCCTGATGCTGCTGGACCGCAGCGGTCAGGGCAAAGTTTACCCCCTGATCAACCGGCGCCGCATCCAGCAGATGGACGTCCTGGAGGGGCTCAACGTCCTGGTCACCATATCAG gGAAGAAGAACAAACTGCGGGTCTACTACCTGTCCTGGCTCCGGAACAAGATTTTGCACAACGACCCCGAGGTGGAGAAGAAGCAGGGCTGGGTGAACGTGGGCGACCTGGAGGGCTGCGTGCACTACAAAGTCG TGAAGTATGAGAGGATCAAGTTCCTGGTTCTGGCTCTGAAGAACGCGGTGGAGGTTTACGCCTGGGCTCCCAAACCGTACCACAAATTCATGGCCTTCAAG TCGTTCGGTGACCTGGTGCACAAGCCTCTGCTGGTGGACCTGACTGTAGAAGAAGgtcagaggttaaaggtcatctATGGCTCCTGCTCAGGCTTCCACGCCGTGGACGTGGACTCCGGCGCCGTTTACGACATCTACCTGCCCACGCAC ATCCAGACCAGCATCCAGTGCCACGCCATCATCATCCTGCCCAACACCGACGGCATCGAGCTGCTGGTCTGCTACGAGGACGAGGGCGTCTACGTCAACACCTACGGCCGCATCACCAAGGACGTGGTGCTGCAGTGGGGGGAAATGCCCACTTCAGTGG CCTACATTAGGTCAAACCAGATCATGGGCTGGGGCGAGAAGGCCATCGAGATCCGCTCCGTGGAGACGGGC